Sequence from the Halomarina litorea genome:
CTTGGCCATGTCCTCGCCCTCGCCTGCGCACTCGTCGGCGCACCACTCACACGCCTGGACGGCCTCAAGACAGTTGTCGATACACTCGCGCTGGTCCTCGCTCAGGTGGTCGAGTTGCTGTAGTGCCATTGCACGTAGAGAGAGGAGCGCCTGATTCAAGCGGTTTTTCGCTAACGAACCGAGTCACCCTTGCGGGCACAACCTTGATGAGCCGTTCGCGGAGCGACCCGGAGCGCGCTGAAGACGGCCGCTCGGCACAGCGTATCGTTCCGGTGACGTTTGGGAAGGTCGATTCCGGTGCGGAGCTATCCGAGCAATCCAAACGCCGAGTCCGAGTGCGGACGTGATTCCGAAGGGTGTCTCGATAGCTGTCGTCACGGACGCACGCGTACTCGGAGGGGGCGCCTCGCCCCCGTGGGACACCGCTTTGGATGGTGAGGCACAAGCGCATTAAACGAGCCACACGAACCGTGTTGTAGACGATGTCCACAAGCGCCAGCGTCGTCGGACCGGCCGTGCTCCAATCGGCCGGTGGACTCGCGGAGTTCGCCAAACAGCTCGAACGCGCGTTCGAGCCGGCCCGGGAGGTACTCGTCCCGATTCTGTCGAACCCCGTTGTCGTCGGGGCGTGGGCCGTCGTCGTCCTCGCCTGCCTCGGCGTGCTCTGGTGGGACCTCCGGTCGAACAACGAGCCGCTGCCCTCGATGATGAAGGCAGTCTGGACGCTCGTGGTCGCCTACTCCGGCCCGTTCGGACTGGGGGTCTACTGGTACTCCGGGCGGACGCAGATCCCCCACGACTCGCTGTGGCGACGGGGCTTCCGCTCGACGAGCCACTGCTACTCGGGGTGTGGCGCGGGCGAGGTCGTCGGCATCTCCCTCGCACAGGGCCTCCTCGCGCTCACCGTCGGGTGGGTCGCGGCGGTCACCTTCGGGTTCGCGTACCTCTTCGGGTACGCGCTCACCATCGGCCCGCTGATGCAGGACGGCGTGAGTTTCAAAGAAGCGACGTGGGACGCCCTCCTGAGCGAGACGCCCTCCATCACCGTCATGGAGATATTCGCCATCGGCACCGACCTCCTGCTGGCCGCCGACGCGCACATGGGCGAGGTACTGTTCTGGTCGGCGCTCGCCTTCTCGCTGTCCATCGGCTTCCTCGTCGCGTGGCCGGTGAACGTCCTCCTCGTGAAGTTCGGCGTCAAGGAGGGCATGAGTGACCCCTCGGAGATGCGCGGAGGCGCCTCCGCCGCCGACTGACGGTGGTGTAGTTCGACGACCTCGACCGGCAGATCCTCGATCTCCTCCTGAAGGACGCCCGCCGCTCCTTCCGGGAGATCGGCGACGAGATCGGTCGGTCCGCACCGACGGTGTCGAACCGGGTCGACCGACTGCAGGAACTCGGCGTCATCCGACGGTTCACGCTCGACGTCGACCGGTCGACGCTGACGACGGGCGAGCAGTCGCTCGTCGTCGCTCGCGTTCAGCCGAGTGCCGCAGAAGGCCTCGCAGACGAGTTGGCCGACGACGAGGCGGTCGAACACGTGTTCCGTGGCGTCGGGGGGACGGTCGTCGCGAAGGTGACCGTCGACGCAGCGACTCTCGACGGGACGCTCGGCGACCTCTCGGAGTCGTATCCGGACGCCGACTGGTCGGTCGAACCGCTCGTCGGGACTCGATGGGACCCGTAGCTCGGTGTGACCGGCGCGTTCGGCCTCGTCTGTACGGTCTGTGGCAACACGACCACCGAAGACGGCGTCAGCGTCGACGTCGAGAGCGGCGACCGCCACGTGGTCTGCTGCTCGGCGTGTGCCTCCGACATCACCGAGCGGTACGAGCGACTGGCGGATTCCGATTGAGCACGACCGGGAGGGCCCCGCTCTCCGTTTCAGGTACCG
This genomic interval carries:
- a CDS encoding DUF4396 domain-containing protein translates to MSTSASVVGPAVLQSAGGLAEFAKQLERAFEPAREVLVPILSNPVVVGAWAVVVLACLGVLWWDLRSNNEPLPSMMKAVWTLVVAYSGPFGLGVYWYSGRTQIPHDSLWRRGFRSTSHCYSGCGAGEVVGISLAQGLLALTVGWVAAVTFGFAYLFGYALTIGPLMQDGVSFKEATWDALLSETPSITVMEIFAIGTDLLLAADAHMGEVLFWSALAFSLSIGFLVAWPVNVLLVKFGVKEGMSDPSEMRGGASAAD